One window of Phycisphaeraceae bacterium genomic DNA carries:
- a CDS encoding response regulator, giving the protein MTDSRAQSIPKPEHRPLILIVDDEEPIRRFLRATLEHQHYRTKEAATANEGLILARTQRPDLVLLDLGLPDGDGLHVTRSLRADSSVPIVVLSAREQEQDKVNALDTGADDYLTKPFSIPELLARIRVALRHANTRAGAGSNYETMVGDHKLWIDLESRSVRVSNAGTTTDVRLTPTEFQLLAFLVKHAGKVLTHQMILKEVWGPTHANDIQYLRVYAGQLRRKIEADPAQPVFLLTEPGVGYRLAASGSDGTS; this is encoded by the coding sequence ATGACCGATTCGCGAGCTCAAAGCATTCCCAAGCCCGAGCACAGGCCACTCATTCTGATCGTGGATGATGAAGAACCGATCCGGCGTTTTCTTCGTGCGACGCTGGAGCATCAGCACTACCGCACCAAAGAGGCCGCAACTGCGAATGAGGGCTTGATTCTCGCACGCACACAGCGACCGGACCTGGTGTTGCTCGACCTCGGCCTGCCCGACGGCGACGGCCTGCATGTCACTAGGTCGCTCCGGGCGGATTCGTCAGTTCCGATTGTCGTTCTTTCCGCGCGCGAGCAGGAGCAGGACAAGGTCAACGCGCTCGACACCGGAGCCGATGACTACCTCACCAAACCATTCAGCATTCCGGAACTCCTCGCCCGAATCCGCGTTGCGCTTCGCCACGCCAACACCCGTGCGGGAGCCGGTTCCAACTACGAGACCATGGTGGGCGATCACAAACTCTGGATCGATCTCGAATCCCGCAGCGTCCGGGTCTCGAACGCGGGCACGACCACGGATGTGCGGCTGACGCCGACCGAGTTTCAGCTTCTCGCGTTTCTTGTCAAGCACGCGGGAAAAGTTCTCACCCACCAGATGATCCTCAAGGAAGTCTGGGGCCCAACGCACGCGAATGACATCCAGTATCTCCGCGTTTACGCGGGGCAGCTGCGCCGGAAGATTGAAGCGGATCCGGCTCAGCCCGTCTTCCTGCTCACAGAGCCGGGCGTCGGATATCGCCTTGCAGCTTCGGGCAGCGATGGTACTTCGTAA
- the thiC gene encoding phosphomethylpyrimidine synthase has protein sequence MPAPSSKTAWDFLPEGWSVVLLEKGQRGKGAEGQSDWSGAVCSANPHVPSLDAATSGQLGASGCATCLGDDKAFVEFTTARGERRRVLYPKNFRPVTQLEFARLGIVTPQMKRVAEREPHFEALFPSADGTRAAEAVRDEVAAGRMVIPANINHLTHKLDPMCIGRASKTKVNANMGASPVSSGTDEEVEKLKWAEKWGADTVMDLSTGGDLDATRGAIIRNATVPIGTVPIYSMIIGKKIEDLDWPTIEASLHHQAKQGVDYFTIHAGVRRAHLKYVKNRLIGIVSRGGSLLAKWMLVHNQENIMYTRWEDICDILRQYDVTFSIGDGLRPGGLADATDDAQLAELETLGELTERAWRKGVQVMIEGPGHVPFDQIEYNAKVQRTLCHGAPFYVLGPLVTDMFPGYDHITSCIGATSMAYHGAAMLCYVTPKEHLGLPKKDDVKQGCIAYKIAAHAADVALGIPGTRDRDDELTKARAALNWEKHFELSFDPDTARAYHDEDLDVDTDFCAMCGHDWCSVRISKEIQEFASGKAEGFERIGANGRAGAPVKSAALTPEQQEILAKRGVLSPDEIHKLANKTKKAMGGHSASGIGQGEEAPSNAESRTPNAPKLSCHSDYVDPETAKQMIEQKAGREVLVPLDVRPALGIAKEDRVV, from the coding sequence ATGCCCGCGCCCAGCAGCAAGACCGCGTGGGATTTTTTGCCCGAGGGCTGGAGTGTTGTCTTGTTGGAAAAGGGGCAAAGGGGCAAAGGGGCAGAGGGGCAAAGTGATTGGTCGGGCGCGGTCTGCAGCGCCAATCCGCACGTGCCTTCACTGGACGCCGCGACAAGCGGGCAGCTCGGCGCCTCCGGATGCGCCACCTGCCTTGGAGATGACAAGGCATTTGTCGAATTCACCACGGCGAGGGGCGAGCGCCGACGCGTGCTCTATCCGAAGAATTTCCGGCCCGTGACTCAACTCGAGTTCGCACGCCTCGGGATTGTCACGCCTCAGATGAAGCGCGTCGCGGAGCGCGAGCCGCACTTTGAAGCGCTCTTTCCAAGCGCCGATGGAACCCGCGCCGCCGAAGCCGTGCGCGATGAGGTCGCGGCGGGGCGCATGGTCATCCCGGCGAACATCAACCATCTCACGCACAAACTCGATCCGATGTGCATCGGCCGCGCGAGCAAAACGAAGGTGAACGCCAACATGGGCGCATCCCCGGTTTCGTCGGGCACCGATGAAGAAGTCGAGAAGCTCAAGTGGGCCGAGAAATGGGGCGCGGACACGGTGATGGATCTCTCGACCGGCGGCGACCTCGACGCCACGCGCGGAGCGATTATCCGGAACGCGACCGTGCCGATCGGGACCGTGCCGATCTACTCGATGATCATCGGAAAGAAGATCGAGGATCTCGATTGGCCGACGATCGAGGCCTCGCTGCATCACCAGGCGAAGCAGGGCGTCGATTACTTCACGATTCACGCGGGCGTTCGGCGCGCACATTTGAAGTATGTCAAGAACCGGCTCATCGGCATCGTCAGCCGCGGCGGGTCGCTGCTCGCCAAGTGGATGCTCGTGCACAATCAAGAGAACATCATGTACACGCGCTGGGAGGACATTTGCGACATCCTCCGCCAGTACGACGTGACGTTTTCGATCGGCGATGGGCTGCGTCCCGGCGGGCTCGCGGATGCGACCGATGATGCGCAGCTCGCGGAACTCGAGACGCTCGGCGAACTGACCGAGCGCGCGTGGCGAAAAGGCGTGCAGGTCATGATCGAAGGCCCGGGGCACGTTCCGTTCGATCAGATCGAATACAACGCGAAAGTCCAGCGCACGCTCTGCCACGGCGCGCCGTTCTATGTGCTCGGCCCGCTCGTGACCGACATGTTCCCCGGCTACGACCACATCACGAGCTGCATCGGCGCGACGAGCATGGCGTATCACGGCGCGGCGATGCTCTGCTATGTCACTCCGAAGGAGCACTTGGGCCTACCGAAGAAGGATGATGTGAAGCAGGGGTGCATCGCATACAAGATCGCGGCGCATGCCGCGGACGTGGCGCTCGGGATTCCCGGCACGCGCGACCGCGACGATGAACTGACCAAGGCCCGCGCCGCGCTCAACTGGGAAAAGCACTTCGAACTTTCATTCGACCCGGACACGGCCCGCGCGTATCACGATGAAGACCTCGATGTCGACACCGACTTCTGCGCGATGTGCGGGCACGACTGGTGCAGCGTCCGCATCAGCAAGGAAATCCAGGAATTCGCCAGCGGCAAGGCCGAGGGCTTCGAGCGCATTGGCGCGAACGGCAGAGCCGGCGCGCCGGTGAAGAGCGCGGCGCTCACGCCCGAGCAGCAAGAAATCCTCGCCAAGCGCGGCGTGCTCTCGCCGGATGAGATCCACAAGCTCGCAAACAAGACGAAGAAGGCGATGGGAGGGCATTCGGCATCAGGCATCGGGCAGGGGGAAGAAGCACCATCGAATGCCGAATCCCGAACGCCGAATGCCCCCAAGCTTTCATGCCACTCCGACTATGTTGATCCGGAAACGGCGAAGCAGATGATCGAGCAGAAGGCGGGGAGGGAGGTGCTTGTGCCGCTGGATGTGAGGCCGGCGCTGGGGATTGCGAAGGAAGATCGGGTGGTGTAG
- a CDS encoding DUF433 domain-containing protein: MLDWEKCPAVERIPGKVSGAWLFKGTRVPVKALFENLEGGARVAEFLEWFPDVSARQVEEVLLHAEKSLAA; this comes from the coding sequence ATGCTCGACTGGGAGAAATGTCCTGCTGTTGAACGGATACCCGGCAAGGTGAGCGGGGCGTGGCTCTTCAAGGGCACGCGTGTGCCGGTGAAAGCACTCTTCGAGAATCTTGAGGGAGGAGCTCGGGTGGCCGAGTTCCTGGAGTGGTTCCCCGATGTGTCTGCGCGTCAGGTCGAGGAAGTGCTGCTCCATGCCGAGAAGAGCCTGGCGGCCTGA
- a CDS encoding DUF3465 domain-containing protein, whose protein sequence is MPSRVPKSASSFGFKLLAVLIAAAITIAMRRGWIPTSQTPTASQPGAPSSPAPVRVDSNAISTVRELFYAKRGNAWVETAGRVEKLLPDDTDTSDNSDKHQRFLLLVPGDITVLVAHNISTSQRVPVRPGDMISLRGEYEYTDKGGTIHFTHKPKYNSRNVQGGWIEFKGVRYE, encoded by the coding sequence ATGCCCTCTCGCGTTCCAAAGTCCGCCTCTTCCTTCGGCTTCAAGCTGCTCGCGGTCCTCATTGCCGCGGCGATCACGATCGCCATGCGGCGGGGCTGGATTCCCACTTCGCAAACACCGACTGCATCGCAGCCGGGCGCGCCCTCATCGCCCGCTCCCGTCCGAGTCGATTCCAACGCGATCTCGACGGTTCGCGAACTCTTCTACGCGAAGCGCGGGAATGCCTGGGTTGAAACCGCCGGCCGCGTCGAAAAGCTTCTGCCTGATGACACCGACACCAGCGACAACTCGGACAAACACCAGAGGTTCCTACTCCTAGTTCCTGGCGACATCACGGTGCTTGTGGCGCACAACATCTCGACTTCGCAGCGCGTTCCGGTAAGGCCGGGGGACATGATCTCGCTCCGGGGAGAATACGAATACACGGACAAGGGCGGCACGATCCACTTCACGCACAAGCCCAAGTACAACTCGCGGAACGTGCAGGGAGGGTGGATCGAGTTCAAGGGCGTACGCTACGAATAA
- a CDS encoding class I SAM-dependent methyltransferase, with amino-acid sequence MSSPTFSGSVPKTYHDFLGPLIFDAYARDLTARITPLLNANSKARILELACGTGIVTECIAQALPSGASLIATDISEPMLAHARTTYSGAPGVTFQTADACALPFKDGSFDLIACQYGVMFFPDKVKAMREARRVLAPGGAYIFNIWDSLEHNPIPRLVHETLASLLPDNPIQFLAKMPYGYSDRAEIERVTRAGGFENVKIETVEFPSSAPCAADAARAWVEGTPVLSALLERGITDPAPFRIAAEKAIAANLGDKPCGATMRAIVVTAS; translated from the coding sequence ATGTCGTCCCCAACTTTCTCAGGCTCCGTCCCCAAGACCTATCACGATTTTCTCGGCCCGCTCATCTTCGATGCGTACGCGCGCGATCTGACCGCGCGGATCACGCCGCTGCTGAATGCGAATTCGAAAGCCCGAATCCTCGAACTCGCCTGCGGCACTGGCATCGTGACCGAATGTATCGCACAGGCGCTCCCGTCGGGCGCTTCGCTCATCGCGACCGACATCAGCGAGCCGATGCTCGCTCACGCTCGCACCACTTACAGTGGCGCGCCGGGAGTCACCTTCCAGACTGCCGATGCCTGCGCGCTTCCGTTCAAGGACGGCTCGTTCGACCTGATCGCCTGTCAATACGGCGTCATGTTCTTCCCGGACAAGGTGAAGGCGATGCGGGAAGCTCGGCGCGTCCTCGCGCCCGGCGGCGCGTACATTTTCAATATCTGGGATTCGCTGGAGCACAACCCGATCCCGAGACTTGTGCACGAGACGCTCGCGTCGCTCCTGCCCGACAATCCGATCCAGTTTCTCGCGAAGATGCCTTATGGGTATTCCGATCGCGCGGAGATCGAGCGCGTCACGCGGGCGGGCGGGTTTGAGAATGTGAAGATCGAAACCGTCGAGTTTCCGAGTAGCGCGCCCTGCGCGGCGGACGCGGCGCGGGCGTGGGTTGAGGGAACACCCGTACTCAGCGCCCTTCTCGAGCGCGGCATCACCGATCCGGCGCCGTTCAGGATTGCCGCGGAGAAGGCGATCGCCGCGAACCTTGGCGACAAGCCGTGCGGCGCCACGATGAGGGCGATCGTGGTGACGGCGAGTTGA
- a CDS encoding IPT/TIG domain-containing protein, which produces MSNRFRATAACAVASATLASFAHSQVITQVVDVGGSPLSQTPAAGGQFAKLVGTGFPAVVTGVQVGNNFSPRIISSSATQIEFVMPAGTGTAKTIQAFFSGGVSSNQVLIDYQGPSLREIAPLSGPTAGGGTITVSGTNFGSNPSVTFGGAGVIVTFQSDSVIQFQLPPGSGKGIELKVTSGGQSVTTHEFSYSPPFVSSVAGNGGSTSGGHSITIMGTGFMSGATQVTIGGNPCTLGSVTPSSISCLTPPGVGLNLPVAVTVGGQPASGTATYSYGAPSVSGSPVPSLVGTAGGQQVTVTGQNFATVAQVLVGGIAATNVIAAHTTLKFDAPAGQGLGQPVVIQTASGSTQTSIGYLAPLIVTAPNHAIPGSIIQIDGQNFGQTPAVLFGGLAASVVSKSSTRLHVVVPNPTSASASITVFAANQLSNARLFDFDCIADLDGNLLVDDADFVLFATAYDQLVCY; this is translated from the coding sequence ATGTCCAATCGTTTTCGTGCTACGGCAGCATGCGCTGTTGCCTCGGCCACTCTCGCTTCGTTCGCGCACAGCCAAGTCATCACGCAGGTCGTGGATGTCGGCGGCAGCCCGCTCAGTCAAACCCCTGCCGCCGGAGGTCAATTTGCGAAATTGGTCGGCACCGGTTTCCCCGCAGTCGTGACCGGCGTTCAGGTCGGTAACAACTTCTCACCGCGCATCATTTCATCGTCCGCAACTCAAATTGAGTTCGTCATGCCCGCGGGCACGGGGACCGCGAAGACCATCCAGGCGTTCTTCAGCGGCGGCGTCTCTTCAAATCAGGTTCTCATCGACTATCAGGGACCGTCGCTTCGCGAGATCGCGCCTTTAAGCGGGCCGACCGCGGGCGGAGGCACCATCACGGTCTCGGGCACTAACTTCGGTTCGAACCCGTCGGTGACATTCGGCGGCGCCGGCGTGATAGTGACATTTCAATCGGATTCGGTCATTCAGTTTCAACTGCCGCCGGGCAGCGGGAAGGGTATTGAACTCAAGGTGACTTCGGGTGGACAGTCGGTGACCACGCACGAGTTTTCGTATTCTCCGCCCTTTGTCAGCTCGGTCGCCGGCAACGGCGGTTCGACCAGCGGCGGACACAGCATCACCATCATGGGTACGGGTTTTATGAGCGGCGCGACGCAGGTGACGATCGGCGGCAATCCGTGCACCCTCGGCTCTGTCACACCCTCATCGATCTCGTGTCTCACGCCCCCCGGCGTCGGCCTGAACCTCCCGGTCGCGGTCACGGTTGGTGGTCAGCCGGCTTCCGGCACCGCGACGTACAGCTACGGCGCGCCGTCCGTCAGCGGGTCGCCCGTTCCCTCGCTCGTCGGCACGGCGGGTGGGCAGCAGGTCACCGTCACCGGTCAGAATTTCGCAACGGTCGCACAGGTTTTGGTCGGGGGGATTGCTGCGACCAACGTCATCGCGGCCCACACCACACTGAAGTTTGATGCTCCGGCCGGGCAGGGTCTCGGGCAGCCGGTCGTCATTCAGACCGCAAGCGGAAGCACGCAGACGTCCATCGGCTATCTCGCCCCTTTGATCGTGACCGCCCCGAATCACGCGATCCCCGGTTCGATCATCCAGATCGATGGACAGAATTTCGGTCAGACCCCCGCCGTGCTCTTCGGCGGATTGGCCGCGAGCGTCGTATCCAAAAGCTCGACGCGATTACACGTTGTTGTTCCCAATCCGACAAGCGCCTCGGCTTCGATAACGGTCTTCGCGGCGAATCAGTTGAGCAACGCGAGATTGTTCGACTTTGACTGCATCGCCGACCTCGACGGAAACCTCCTGGTCGACGACGCGGACTTTGTCCTCTTTGCGACGGCGTACGACCAGCTGGTTTGCTATTGA
- a CDS encoding serine hydrolase → MLLRYSPALFLAAFFTLPAFAQTSAPPTPGRMAATPGPHMPPRGEWWHRNPSDFELDDAAIAEAIKWAQTQDSGWDFAKQPELFGLPIGPLPASHAATNGVIVMHGYIIAEFGDINAVDPTYSVAKSFLSTILGLTLDRGKIKSISDPVVEYIHDGGYTDPSSTQPHNSKITWQHHATQTSEWQGEMFGKPSTFLGAEQFGKGAMKPRDIKDPGSYFEYNDARINRFSLSLLRLWKRPLPDVLKSEIMDPIGASDTWKWIPYDNASVEVENPDGKTVPMPSVSGGTRWGGGLWISTLDLARFGLLISRNGLWHRQIVSEKWIRQATHPHPELSGSRPDYGYLWWLNTTNAWPAAPKSSFAAIGAGNNTIWIDPEHDLVVVWRWHMQDAQAEFYKRILAAFPANR, encoded by the coding sequence ATGCTTCTCCGCTACTCGCCCGCACTGTTTCTTGCCGCGTTTTTTACCCTCCCGGCGTTTGCTCAAACCAGCGCCCCGCCTACACCGGGGCGAATGGCGGCAACACCAGGCCCCCACATGCCACCCCGGGGTGAATGGTGGCACCGCAATCCGTCCGATTTCGAATTGGACGATGCCGCGATCGCCGAAGCCATCAAGTGGGCGCAAACACAAGATTCGGGCTGGGATTTTGCGAAACAGCCCGAGCTTTTCGGCCTTCCCATCGGTCCGCTCCCCGCGAGTCACGCCGCGACCAACGGCGTCATTGTCATGCACGGCTACATCATCGCCGAGTTCGGCGACATCAACGCCGTCGATCCCACATACAGCGTGGCAAAGAGTTTCCTCTCCACGATTCTCGGACTCACGCTCGATCGCGGAAAGATCAAGTCGATTTCTGATCCGGTCGTCGAATACATCCACGACGGTGGCTACACCGATCCCTCCAGCACCCAACCCCACAACTCAAAGATCACCTGGCAACACCACGCCACACAAACCAGCGAATGGCAGGGTGAAATGTTCGGCAAGCCCAGCACATTCCTTGGCGCGGAGCAGTTCGGCAAGGGTGCAATGAAGCCGCGCGACATCAAAGATCCTGGCTCCTACTTCGAATACAACGACGCCCGCATCAACCGCTTCTCGCTCTCGCTCCTCCGTCTCTGGAAGCGTCCGCTTCCCGATGTCCTCAAGTCTGAAATCATGGATCCCATCGGCGCTTCCGACACGTGGAAGTGGATCCCGTACGACAATGCTTCCGTCGAAGTCGAAAACCCCGACGGCAAGACCGTTCCCATGCCTTCAGTGAGTGGCGGCACCCGATGGGGCGGCGGCCTCTGGATCAGCACCCTCGATCTCGCCCGTTTCGGCCTGCTCATTTCTCGCAACGGATTGTGGCACCGACAGATCGTCTCCGAAAAGTGGATTCGGCAGGCCACACACCCGCACCCCGAGCTCTCTGGCAGCCGCCCCGACTACGGCTACCTCTGGTGGCTCAATACCACCAACGCCTGGCCCGCCGCGCCCAAATCCTCTTTTGCGGCAATCGGCGCCGGCAACAACACCATCTGGATCGACCCCGAGCACGATCTCGTCGTGGTTTGGCGCTGGCACATGCAAGATGCTCAGGCCGAGTTCTACAAACGCATCCTCGCGGCTTTTCCCGCGAATAGATGA
- the rsmH gene encoding 16S rRNA (cytosine(1402)-N(4))-methyltransferase RsmH, translating to MKRDLHIPVLLKQVLEVLDPKPGQTIVDCTLGLGGHAAAILERIKPDGRLIAIDIDPSNIIEARVKLQKVKGREGTVRFDIVHDNFGNIEKALGGLGIALGSVDGVLADIGVASTQIDDPERGFSYRKPGPLDMRMDPSRGEPASAIVNRMTEQDLADALYELGDEEDSKEIARLIVKRRAKQPITRTEELMAIVCEARDFTIERGMGAKLHPAARTFQALRIMVNHELSNLDNLLDALPRVLKPGGIAAIITFHSGEDRPVKHAFRDLFRAGVYAADGRDPIVADEAELKENPRAGSAKLRWAKKA from the coding sequence TTGAAACGAGACTTGCACATCCCCGTTCTGCTCAAGCAGGTGCTCGAGGTGCTGGATCCCAAGCCCGGGCAGACGATCGTGGATTGCACGCTCGGACTGGGTGGGCATGCCGCGGCAATTCTCGAACGCATCAAGCCGGACGGTCGGTTGATCGCGATCGATATCGACCCTTCGAACATCATCGAGGCACGCGTCAAACTCCAGAAAGTGAAAGGGCGCGAGGGGACGGTGCGGTTCGACATCGTGCACGACAACTTCGGGAACATCGAGAAAGCCCTCGGCGGCCTGGGCATCGCGCTCGGGAGTGTGGACGGAGTTCTCGCCGATATTGGCGTCGCCAGCACGCAGATCGATGACCCCGAGCGCGGCTTCTCCTATCGCAAGCCCGGTCCGCTCGACATGCGCATGGACCCGTCGCGCGGCGAACCGGCCTCGGCGATCGTCAACAGGATGACCGAACAGGATCTCGCCGACGCGCTGTATGAACTCGGGGATGAAGAAGATTCGAAAGAGATCGCGCGGCTCATCGTGAAGCGCCGGGCGAAGCAGCCGATCACACGCACCGAAGAACTCATGGCGATCGTGTGCGAAGCACGCGACTTCACGATCGAGCGCGGCATGGGCGCGAAGCTGCATCCGGCGGCGCGGACTTTTCAGGCACTACGGATCATGGTGAACCATGAACTGTCGAACCTGGACAACTTGCTCGATGCTCTGCCGCGCGTACTGAAACCCGGCGGGATCGCGGCGATCATCACCTTTCACAGCGGAGAGGATCGGCCGGTGAAACACGCATTCCGGGACTTGTTCCGAGCAGGTGTGTACGCGGCCGACGGACGCGACCCGATCGTCGCGGACGAGGCAGAACTCAAGGAGAATCCCCGGGCGGGCTCGGCGAAGCTCAGGTGGGCGAAGAAGGCGTGA
- a CDS encoding arylamine N-acetyltransferase yields the protein MSTTTIDLDAYFVRIGYAGPTDPTLDTLGAIQLHHACSIPFENLDVLLKRGIALDLDSIQAKLVANRRGGYCFEQNWLLLHVLRELGFNAMPLAARVRFRQPRDFVPPRTHIFVRVDLGNEQWIADVGVGGLSPTAPIRFVLNEEQESPHEPRRIVRENDRFYHQVKLAGVWEDVCEFTGEEMHAIDREVGNWWTSTNPNSKFAQNIMAAIANRDGTRYVLETRNFTHRRASDGEALKSEVIADSARLLQVLRTHYRLEFPSGTVFGVGGL from the coding sequence TTGAGCACAACGACGATCGATCTTGACGCCTATTTCGTCCGCATCGGCTACGCGGGCCCGACCGACCCCACGCTCGACACGCTGGGCGCGATCCAGTTGCACCACGCCTGTTCGATCCCGTTCGAGAATCTCGACGTTCTGCTCAAACGCGGCATCGCGCTCGATCTCGACTCGATTCAAGCCAAGCTTGTTGCCAATCGCCGCGGCGGATACTGCTTCGAGCAGAACTGGCTGCTGCTCCACGTGCTGCGCGAACTCGGTTTCAACGCGATGCCTCTCGCCGCACGGGTTCGCTTTCGACAGCCCCGCGATTTCGTTCCGCCCCGCACCCACATTTTCGTTCGCGTCGATTTGGGCAACGAGCAGTGGATCGCTGATGTCGGCGTCGGCGGCCTCTCTCCCACCGCACCGATCCGATTTGTGCTGAACGAGGAACAGGAATCGCCTCACGAGCCCCGACGGATCGTGCGCGAGAACGACCGGTTCTATCACCAGGTGAAACTGGCCGGAGTCTGGGAAGATGTGTGCGAATTCACCGGCGAAGAGATGCACGCGATCGACCGTGAAGTCGGCAACTGGTGGACGAGCACAAATCCCAATTCAAAGTTTGCGCAGAACATCATGGCCGCGATCGCAAACCGCGACGGAACTCGATACGTGCTCGAAACCCGGAACTTCACGCACCGTCGCGCGAGCGACGGCGAAGCATTGAAGAGCGAGGTCATCGCGGACTCGGCCCGATTGCTCCAAGTGCTTCGAACGCACTACCGACTCGAGTTTCCGAGTGGAACAGTGTTTGGAGTCGGGGGGCTGTAA